The Paenibacillus sp. BIC5C1 DNA segment ATTGGCCTTATCGCATCCGTTCCCATCCTCATCGTGGTAATAGCACTGCTCTCCTCTGCAGATGGAATTTTTAATCAGTATTTATCTGGTTTTCCGGAATGGTTAAATCAACTGACACTGACACCAGGGCTACCGAGAATGATCTGGATTCTCATCGCGGGCGTTTTATTGTTCAGTTACGTATGGGGATTCGTGCAGCCGATGCAATATGAAGTGCAGAAAAGAGAGAATGCACATTGGAAAAATGGAAAAGTAATTACGGTTGCTTCAGAAATCGAAAAGCGAGAAGACGTTTCCGTGAATTTCATACAAGAGAATCCTTCCTCGAACTCAATCATAGGGGATAAGCAAGTAAATAAAATCGCACCTGAGACGATTCATTCTCAAGCTCATCGTGGACCTTTTAGATTGGACCCCGTCATTGTGGGCACGATGCTGCTGGTTATTAACTGTGTGTACGTTCTGTTTGTGCTTGTACAATTTTCTTATCTTTTTGGAGCGGGTGAGGGGCATCTTCCGTCAGACTTGTCTTATGCGGAGTATGCAAGAAGTGGATTTGTGGAGCTGATACTGGTAACAGGCATTAATTTTTTCATCCTGATCATCGCTCTTCAGTTCACCCGTTCAAGCGGCAAAATAGGTTCTGTTGTGCATCAGGTGCTGCTCTTTGTCCTGGTGGCTTGTTCCGCTATCATGCTGTACTCGGCGTTTATACGCCTCAACCTGTATGAACAGGCTTACGGATACACCTACATTCGATTTCTCGTACATGCATTTATGATTTTTCTGGCTTTGCTGCTGCTCATTGCCGCTCTTCGAATCCGTTATACCTCCATACCGTTAATCCGCTGGTATATTATACTGTCCCTTACAGCCTATGTGACAGTCAACTATGTGGGTATGGATAAACGGATTGCGGAGCTCAATATTGCACGATATCATCAGACAGGCGTTATTGATGCATCCTATTTGGCAAGTTTATCAGCTGACGCGGTTCCGCTACTGCGAGAGTTTGCCCAGAGAGAGTACCCGAATTTGAAAGGGGAAATGCTGGAGCGTCAAGCTAACTTCGACCTGGAGGAAACAGAGAGTTCATGGACTTCTTTTAATGCGGCAAGACATAGAGCTAAGCTAGAATTATCCAAATGGAGAACGGAATGAATTCAACTACCTGTTTTCCAGCAATGAATTTATGCAAAATCAATATGTAAGTGTTATACTATAAAAACTAACCTATAAAGGGGGTGAATCCCTTGTTTGAACTTCAGGAATTGATACCCTATATATTTTCACTCGGACTCATTTTCACAGTCAGTTACGCTTATATTGCCCATCTGCATTGCGGCATTACAGAGTACTGGATGGAAGGTGGGGCCGGAGGTGGTCTGGAACCTGGATTGCCAGCCTTGTCCTTGGACGGACAACACAGACCTGAAGCGTTAAGTCGAATTGTCAGACGAAGAGAATCCCCGGATGAAGATGAACCAGATTGCCATTCCTCGTTGTATGTACTTTCTACAAAACAACGAGGAGGATATATATGGAACATAAGACAAGCAAGGGGTTCACTTTTACATCTGGCAAGGGACGGATCTATGGCCTGATTGCAATTCTTTTTGCAGTTATGCTACTGGCTGGATGCAGTAACAACGTCTCCGAGATTAATTCATCAACACCAGGGTTCTTTAACCATTATGTTGTATTTCCACTGTCGTATTTTATTCAGCACATCGCAACGATATTTAATGGAAGTTATGGGGTAGCCATTATTGTGATTACCCTCGTTATCCGTCTTGCGTTGTTGCCATTGATGATGCGACAAGCCAAATCTCAGCAAGGAACCCGAGTGATCATGAATGCTATGAAGCCGGAGATGGATGCGCTCAAGAAAAAGTATGAGGGCAAAAACGACCCAGCCGATAAGCAGAAGCTTTCCCAGGAAACGATGGAGCTCTACAAAAAGCACAAATTCAATCCGCTGAATATTGGATGCTTGCCACTGCTAATTCAGTTGCCCATTTTGTCAGGTATCTACACGGCTATCCGGCTTACGCCGGAGCTATCTTCCCACTCCTTTCTGTGGTTCAAATTAGGAGCGCCTGACTATGTGCTTGCAGTTGTGGTAGCAATAATTTATCTGATCCAAGCCAAGGTTTCGCAAGCCAATATGGCGCCGGAACAGCGAAAACAATTCGCAATCATGGGATATATTTCTCCTTTGATGATGGCCTTTTTCTCGCTTTCGGCACCTGCAGCGATGCCGCTGTATTGGACGATCGGCGGTTCATTCCTGGTCTTGCAGACGTTGTTGTTCCGCAAATTGTATCCGGTTGAACACCCGCAAGAGCCCGTGGCTGTGCAGGTGAAGAACAAAAACATCAAACCTGCGAAGCCCGCTAAGTCCTAAGTTTACACTTATGAGAATGGTGCAGTAGAATCGTATAAATATAACGTATGTGTTGATATAACTGATGTTCTTCACCATAATGTAGCGCAAAGATGCCTTGTCCCATGGGACAAGGCATCTTTTTGTATGTCCAGGGTTATAACATTCAAATAGCTGGTTCATCAGACAACTGGAAACGGGATACAAAATACCAGATTAGCTCACGGCGGGAGGATACGTCTGTTTTGGCGAAAATGGATTTTAAATGATCCTGTACCGTGTAGGCTGATATATGCATCGCTTCCGCAATTTCTTTGGAAGAATAACTGCGCAGCACGTAACCCAATAGTTCCCGTTCCCGAATGGACAACCCATGACTCTCGGCGAGTAAAGGCAGTAAGTCCTGCGGCATCGCCTGTTCAAGCCTGATTGCAATCTGATCCGGACCTGAAAACTGTTGCATGCGGCTGGCATGAAGCAAAAGGTAACGGCCATCCAGGAGTTGAATGCAAACTTTGGAAGGCGAATGAAGGATAGGTTCTTGCGCAACCATCAGATCGGAATCTGTACGAAGCTGACGCTGTAAATGCGAGCTGACTGCACGGACTGGGCGGGGCAATACATCGGGTCCCACATGCTCCAGTAAACGTAATTGCGACAGCCAATACTGAGCGGCAGCATTCACGGATAACAGCTCGAAAGCGTCCGATGTAATCATAATACCTGGGTCCGAGGGACTTCCGCTTTTAATCTCGTCCACAAGAGTCAGACTTGTGGATCGTAACATCAATGCAATTGAAGGTGTCCAGGCCTGAATGCTTAGTCGCTCCTCTTCCGTGAATACGGGTTGTTCCGTTTTGCGATATAGGGTTAAATAGCCCCAACAGGCTCCGCCACTGACCAGTACAGCCCGAAGTTCATCACCGAAACCTGCTGGTTGAAGGATGTTATGATATCGGGCGCTTGGTACAGGGTTTTCGCTTATCGAAGCATGAAGAATCGCTGTATACTCACCGCTGCGAACCAAATCAGCATACTTATGTATATCTTCTTCCATGTATTCATTAACGAAAAGTCGATCATGAATGGCTTCAATGCCGTCTTCCGTCACGGCACCCGTTGAGAGAAGAGTCTGTGGATCAACCGTTGTGAAGCAATACGCGTCATAGGGAACGATATTCTGAATTTGTTTTAGTACAGCTTCCCGGTAGGTGCGCGAGGTCCAGGTTCCTTTTTCGAGAGAAGTAATGAGTCGCTGGTTCCGTTCCATACGTGATGTCATAAAGCTTTCTCCTCTCCTCCTGCAGATATCCCATTGTTCTGGGATTGTACGCTCTGCGTATCCTTTTATAATGAAATTAGACGAACGAAGAGTCAAGTCTAACTTGAATCCACGAGGAGTGTAGTATCAATGGACCACAATCAACCCCCTATGAGCTGGGATACGGCGGATGAAAACCGTTACGAACAATCAATAGCCTTGAAAATTCCGGGTTATTCTCATATGCATGATCTGATGGAGCGACTACTTGCCGCTTCTATCACAGATAACAACCAAGCTGAAATACTAATTGTCGGAGCGGGTGGAGGTAAGGAAATATCTGTGCTTGGTTCTCGCCATGCGGGATGGACATTTACTGGAGTAGATCCTTCCCAGCCGATGCTTCAGTTAGCAGAACGTAGAATCCAGGAAACGGGTATCGACGCCAGAGTGCAACTTAAATCCATGACGCTTGAAGCGTTACCGGAAGATGAGGTCTACGACGGGGCGACAAGTATGCTAATGCTGCATTTTATTCAGGGGATCGAGTCCAAAAGACGGTTTCTGTCCAATCTAGCGGCCAGACTCAAGCCTGGGGCGCCACTCATTATTGCAGCAGTGAATGCCGATCTTCATTCGCCTGTATATCCAACCATGATGCAAGCCTGGCAGGATCACATGTTAAGTAATGGGATTCAGCCTGAAGAATGGGAGCGGTTTGCAGCTTCACTTGGCCGAGAGTCGGATCCCATCTCATCTAAACAAATGATAGAGCTAATGAAAGAATGCGGGTTCTCGCACATTACACGTTATTTCGGAGCATTCTGGGTGGAGGGATATTATGCAAATCGAATCTAAAATAGAGTCTGTGAAAGATCAGATTTGGGTTGTTGGCGGATATGGTCAGGTGGGGCAAATGATATGTACGCAGCTGGGACGCTCGTTTCCCGGCAAGGTATGGGCGGCAGGTACGCGGATGAATCGGGCTGAGGAATTCAGTCGATCTACGGGTGGTATAGTCCAGCCGCTTCAATTGGATGTGCGAAAAGCGATTGACCCTGTTGTGCTTCAATCGGTCAAGTTGGTGGTCATGTGTGTGGACCAGACGGATACCCGATTTGTCGAGGCTTGTGCGAAAGCAGGGACAGATTATATCGATATTTCAGCCAATTATGACTTTCTGGGTCAGGTCGAACAGCTGCATTCCAAAATGCAACGTTCCAAAGCAACAGCCATGCTTAGTGTGGGACTGTCGCCTGGTGTGACCAATCTGCTTGTGCGTGAAGCAGGTGCCCATATGGATCAAGTGGACGAAGCGGACATTACCGTCATGCTGGGACTGGGTGAGAAACACGGGAAAGCCGCGGTAGAGTGGACTGTGGATCAGATGAATGCAACCTATCAGGTCATGAAAAAGGGTAAACCAGCTGAAGTGCAAAGCTTTCACGATGGGAAATGGATTGATTTTGGTGCAGACCTGGGCCGCAGGAAAGCGTATCGGTTTAACTTTTCGGATCAACACGTCGTTGCTCGTACACTTCGTATTCCGACGGTGTCCACCCGGTTATGTCTCGATTCCCGTTGGATGACCAGATCCATGGCTATCTCGAAACGTATGGGGCTGTTCACACTACTTCGTATTCCCTCCCTTCGTAATGGTACGGTTAAGGCTTTTGGGGTTATTCCCGGAGGAGAGCCAATGTATGCAGTTAAGGTAGATGCAGTGGGATGGAAAAAGGGCAAACAAGTCCATGTCGAGCAGCTGCTGATTGGCGAACGTGAAGCAGATGCAACAGCAGCAGTTGCGGCGGCAGTAGCGGAGCGAATGTATCGGACGGAACTGCCGCATGGTGTCTATCACATTGAACAATGCCTTTCCTTGCAGCATGTTCAGGAAGCACTTCGTTTTCCATTGAAAGTAACAACGAAGATCACGTAAATCATATATGTGGTTGGATCATTTTTTTGCTCAGGCTCTCCGATCTGCTATGATGGAACAAATAATCATGCTAGAACGGAGGCAGATCATGAACTGCATTGCTGTATTGCCATATTACAAAGTACAGAGAGAAGTGACGGGTCTCGCACAGGAAGTAATGCAGAGCGATCGGTCCATGATCCTGTACTCGGACAAGATTGTAACGAAATACCGCGAGTTTAATATTACAGAAGTGTTCGACATGTCCTTTAGGAAAATGGGGAATGAAGGTGGTTTTTTCTATCTACATACCAGCACCGGGGTCTATCCTTATATGGTCAACACAGATCCCAAGCCTTTTATTCAAAGTTTTAGAACAATGACGACTCAAAAATTAACTTAATCTTGACCTTGCCGTTACGTGAAGGCTTATCCTCGGATTTGGAAGTAAGGCAATCCAAATCTAGAGGAGTTGTGAAACAATGAGTGTTTTAATCCAGCAAGCCACAATCTTAACGATGAAAGACACCGATTCCCCCTTCAAGGGGGATATTCGCATTGTAGGCGACCGTATCGCAGAGATTGCTCCCCACATTATGGCCCAACCGGGTGATGACATTATGGATGGTCAACATAAACTGGCCATGCCGGGACTGATCAATGCTCACCAGCATACACCGATGAGTCTGTTACGAGCATTCTCGGATGATCTGAAGCTCATGGACTGGCTTGACCGTAAGATGCTGCCTGCAGAAGCCCGAATGACACCCGAAGATATATACTGGGGAGCACAACTATCCATTGCCGAGATGATCCGTTCAGGAACAACAGCTTACGCGGATATGTACATTCACATGAATGAAATCGCAGAAGCGGTAACGGAAACCGGGATTCGGGCATCGCTCACACGCGGCATGGTATTTGTGGAGGATGACGGTGGGCGCAGATTACAGGAAGCGGTCGATTTGATACAACGTTGGTCGGGTAAGGCCGAGGGTCGAATTACGACGATGTATGGCCCGCATTCTCCCTATACTTGTCCAGTAGAACCTTTGCGGGAAGTAATCGCGATGGCGGAACAGGAGAGCGTGCCTATCCACATTCATCTGGCTGAGACGAAAGAGGAAGTTGTGAAGATTCGTGAACGCTATGGCATGACGCCAACGGAGTATTTGGAAGAGGCAGGTATGTTCGAAAAGGCACACGTACTGCTTGCCCATGGCGTACACCTAAATCGAAGAGATATTGGCAGATTGAAAGGCATGCGTGGTGGAGTAGCGCACAATCCGGTCAGCAATCTGAAGCTTGGCTGCGGAATTGCCCCAATCACCGAGATGATTGTACAGGGAATTAACGTGGGTCTTGGAACCGATGGGGCAGGAAGTGCGACAACCATCGATATGTTTGAAGAGATCAAGGCTGCAACCTGGCTGCAGAAGCTGGATTATGGTGACCCTACCCGCTTGTCGGCAAGAGATGTACTACACATGTCTACACGGGGAAGTGCAGGTCTGTTGAACCTTCAGGATGAAGTGGGTGTGCTGGAAGTTGGGCGCAAAGCTGACCTGATTCTGATTGATCTGAAGAAACCGCACTTGCAGCCGGTTCACGAGCTGGAATCATTGCTTGCATACAGCGTGAACGGCGCCGATGTAGATACCACCATTGTAAATGGGCGTGTGCTGATGAGAGGCAGGCAGCTGCTGACGATTGATGAGGAAGAACTATTCCGTCAGGTAGAGGTTCGGGCGAAGCGTATTGTTGAAGGAATTTAATTTTGACACTCGTAGTGACTTGATATGGTTCACCTCAAGTCACTACGAGTGTCTTTCTTTTACCAGGCTGAAGCAGATTGTCCAGTTCATTATCAGTTCACACAAATTTGTTAGAATGTGAAAAGTAAATCAAACAAATAGATAGATACGGTGTACGACTTGGAGAGGAAGAGATCAGATGACCATATTAGAAGTTAAACATGTGAAGAAATCATACACGTTGTACGGTAAAGAAAAGGTTCCCGTGCTCCACGATGTGAATTTGAGCTTTGAGACCGGAGAATTCGTTTCCATCCTTGGCGAATCGGGTTGCGGAAAGTCAACCCTTATGAATATTATTGGTGGAATGGACTCCGATTTTGAAGGGGAGATCCTTGTTCGTGGAAAGAATTTAAGTGCCATGACTGAGAAGGAAATGGATGATTATCGAAAAAATAATATCGGATTTGTGTTTCAAAATTTCAACCTGATCCCGCATCTGTCTGTGCTGGAGAATGTTACGATTGCCATGCAAATGACGGACACAAGTGAAAAGGATCGCAATAAGCGCGCTATTGATATTTTGACCGAGGTCGGGCTGAAGAATCATCTGAACAAACGGCCTAACCAGCTGTCAGGTGGACAGAAGCAAAGGGTTTCCATAGCTCGTGCATTATCGAATAATCCGGACATTATTTTGGCGGATGAACCAACGGGTGCATTGGATAAGGAAAACGGAGATCAAATCCTAGCTTTGCTGGACAGCATTGCGCAAAAAGGGATGCTGGTCATTGCGGTAACCCACTCGCAGAAAGTAGCTGATTCCGGTACACGTATTGTGAAGGTAGAGGAGGGACGGATTAAGGATGACATTCATCTAAAAGATCGTTCCTTAACTACCTATGAGGGTAGTAGTGGTGCTTCGAGAAACCTGGGCTTACTTGCTTCTTTCAAGATGGCTCTCAAAAATATGAAACTCAATGGTAAGCGAAATGTACTGGTAGCATTGGGTGGGTCGATAGGGATTTTGAGCGTACTCCTGATGTTATCATTGGGAAATGGCATTACGAGTTATATGAATAACGAAATTAATGCAAGTATGGATCCCCTACTGGTGGATATCACTAAACCCAGTGAAGAAGCAAGTGACAAGCGCGGCCCGGAAGCTCTGATGGCAACAGGACAGGCATTTACAGATGCTGATATCGAAACCATCCGTAATCTTCCGAATGTAGATCATGTGGAGACAATTACCTCTGTGGATGGAAAATCGACTCTGGTGTATGAAGAACAATCGGAGGGACTCACACAATTAACGACCTTTACAGACGCATTTGATAAAGAAATGATTACAGCAGGTACTTTCCCAGAAGGCAATCAAGTTCTGTTACCGTTGAAAACGGCGAATAAATTAAGTGGAAATGATCAACCTGATTCTATGGTAGGAAAATCAATCCATCTATATATCAATGAAATGGATGCTAACCACAAACCAATTATTTTAGAAAAAGAAGTTACGATCTCAGGTATCTATGAAGCGACGGGTCAACAAACTCCGATGCAGCAGACTCCAGGGTATCTCCCTTCACAGACGCTGAAACAGATGTACACTGATAATGGAATGACCATCGGCCCGATTCAAGTTAATGCTTATGCAACCGATATGAAATATGTGAATGAGATTAATGCCGAAGTTGTGGATGCAGGTTTCTCTGGCTCTCAAACAGCAAAAATCATGGAGCGTATCACGACGTACGTAAACATGGCTACAATTGTTCTGGCTGGAATTGCCGGAATTTCATTAATTGTATCAGGGATTATGATATTGGTGGTACTGTACATTAGTGTAGTGGAACGGACGAAGGAAATCGGAATTCTTCGAGCAATTGGTGCAAGAAAAAAGGATATCAAGCGAATATTCTTTTCGGAATCTGCCTTATTGGGTATTTTCAGTGGGGTCATTGCCGTTATCCTTGCAGCGATAATTAGCTATGTACTAAACATCTTCCTGGACAATGCTTTTGGTGCAAAATTGATTAATCTATCTGGATACTATATCGTGTTTGGTATCGCAGTAAGTACGTTAATCAGCATCATCGCTGGTTTGATGCCATCTTCCAAAGCTGCCAAGCTGGACCCAATGGAATCCTTGCGATATGAATAAATACAGTTGTGAGTAATGATAATTGCGGAAAGGATAATGCATAAATGAACACGATTCTTGTGGTTGATGATGATTCCCATATCCGCAAA contains these protein-coding regions:
- a CDS encoding ATP-binding cassette domain-containing protein yields the protein MTILEVKHVKKSYTLYGKEKVPVLHDVNLSFETGEFVSILGESGCGKSTLMNIIGGMDSDFEGEILVRGKNLSAMTEKEMDDYRKNNIGFVFQNFNLIPHLSVLENVTIAMQMTDTSEKDRNKRAIDILTEVGLKNHLNKRPNQLSGGQKQRVSIARALSNNPDIILADEPTGALDKENGDQILALLDSIAQKGMLVIAVTHSQKVADSGTRIVKVEEGRIKDDIHLKDRSLTTYEGSSGASRNLGLLASFKMALKNMKLNGKRNVLVALGGSIGILSVLLMLSLGNGITSYMNNEINASMDPLLVDITKPSEEASDKRGPEALMATGQAFTDADIETIRNLPNVDHVETITSVDGKSTLVYEEQSEGLTQLTTFTDAFDKEMITAGTFPEGNQVLLPLKTANKLSGNDQPDSMVGKSIHLYINEMDANHKPIILEKEVTISGIYEATGQQTPMQQTPGYLPSQTLKQMYTDNGMTIGPIQVNAYATDMKYVNEINAEVVDAGFSGSQTAKIMERITTYVNMATIVLAGIAGISLIVSGIMILVVLYISVVERTKEIGILRAIGARKKDIKRIFFSESALLGIFSGVIAVILAAIISYVLNIFLDNAFGAKLINLSGYYIVFGIAVSTLISIIAGLMPSSKAAKLDPMESLRYE
- a CDS encoding saccharopine dehydrogenase family protein; translation: MQIESKIESVKDQIWVVGGYGQVGQMICTQLGRSFPGKVWAAGTRMNRAEEFSRSTGGIVQPLQLDVRKAIDPVVLQSVKLVVMCVDQTDTRFVEACAKAGTDYIDISANYDFLGQVEQLHSKMQRSKATAMLSVGLSPGVTNLLVREAGAHMDQVDEADITVMLGLGEKHGKAAVEWTVDQMNATYQVMKKGKPAEVQSFHDGKWIDFGADLGRRKAYRFNFSDQHVVARTLRIPTVSTRLCLDSRWMTRSMAISKRMGLFTLLRIPSLRNGTVKAFGVIPGGEPMYAVKVDAVGWKKGKQVHVEQLLIGEREADATAAVAAAVAERMYRTELPHGVYHIEQCLSLQHVQEALRFPLKVTTKIT
- a CDS encoding helix-turn-helix transcriptional regulator; the protein is MTSRMERNQRLITSLEKGTWTSRTYREAVLKQIQNIVPYDAYCFTTVDPQTLLSTGAVTEDGIEAIHDRLFVNEYMEEDIHKYADLVRSGEYTAILHASISENPVPSARYHNILQPAGFGDELRAVLVSGGACWGYLTLYRKTEQPVFTEEERLSIQAWTPSIALMLRSTSLTLVDEIKSGSPSDPGIMITSDAFELLSVNAAAQYWLSQLRLLEHVGPDVLPRPVRAVSSHLQRQLRTDSDLMVAQEPILHSPSKVCIQLLDGRYLLLHASRMQQFSGPDQIAIRLEQAMPQDLLPLLAESHGLSIRERELLGYVLRSYSSKEIAEAMHISAYTVQDHLKSIFAKTDVSSRRELIWYFVSRFQLSDEPAI
- a CDS encoding DUF4173 domain-containing protein, coding for MIDKIMASPNRALITLLSAFMLAIIHQYLFYGKEPGVSYPIFVILFYGFMFLFARDCMRPLTMINAFVAGVVLMLALTFLLYDNKPLRILNFLVVPGLIILHMTYLVGRKQRQWWNIELIGTALDHLLPQSIRHWGTVASIVVKTGGRGLGKTQKTAAFKVFIGLIASVPILIVVIALLSSADGIFNQYLSGFPEWLNQLTLTPGLPRMIWILIAGVLLFSYVWGFVQPMQYEVQKRENAHWKNGKVITVASEIEKREDVSVNFIQENPSSNSIIGDKQVNKIAPETIHSQAHRGPFRLDPVIVGTMLLVINCVYVLFVLVQFSYLFGAGEGHLPSDLSYAEYARSGFVELILVTGINFFILIIALQFTRSSGKIGSVVHQVLLFVLVACSAIMLYSAFIRLNLYEQAYGYTYIRFLVHAFMIFLALLLLIAALRIRYTSIPLIRWYIILSLTAYVTVNYVGMDKRIAELNIARYHQTGVIDASYLASLSADAVPLLREFAQREYPNLKGEMLERQANFDLEETESSWTSFNAARHRAKLELSKWRTE
- a CDS encoding class I SAM-dependent methyltransferase, translated to MDHNQPPMSWDTADENRYEQSIALKIPGYSHMHDLMERLLAASITDNNQAEILIVGAGGGKEISVLGSRHAGWTFTGVDPSQPMLQLAERRIQETGIDARVQLKSMTLEALPEDEVYDGATSMLMLHFIQGIESKRRFLSNLAARLKPGAPLIIAAVNADLHSPVYPTMMQAWQDHMLSNGIQPEEWERFAASLGRESDPISSKQMIELMKECGFSHITRYFGAFWVEGYYANRI
- a CDS encoding amidohydrolase, with product MSVLIQQATILTMKDTDSPFKGDIRIVGDRIAEIAPHIMAQPGDDIMDGQHKLAMPGLINAHQHTPMSLLRAFSDDLKLMDWLDRKMLPAEARMTPEDIYWGAQLSIAEMIRSGTTAYADMYIHMNEIAEAVTETGIRASLTRGMVFVEDDGGRRLQEAVDLIQRWSGKAEGRITTMYGPHSPYTCPVEPLREVIAMAEQESVPIHIHLAETKEEVVKIRERYGMTPTEYLEEAGMFEKAHVLLAHGVHLNRRDIGRLKGMRGGVAHNPVSNLKLGCGIAPITEMIVQGINVGLGTDGAGSATTIDMFEEIKAATWLQKLDYGDPTRLSARDVLHMSTRGSAGLLNLQDEVGVLEVGRKADLILIDLKKPHLQPVHELESLLAYSVNGADVDTTIVNGRVLMRGRQLLTIDEEELFRQVEVRAKRIVEGI
- the yidC gene encoding membrane protein insertase YidC codes for the protein MEHKTSKGFTFTSGKGRIYGLIAILFAVMLLAGCSNNVSEINSSTPGFFNHYVVFPLSYFIQHIATIFNGSYGVAIIVITLVIRLALLPLMMRQAKSQQGTRVIMNAMKPEMDALKKKYEGKNDPADKQKLSQETMELYKKHKFNPLNIGCLPLLIQLPILSGIYTAIRLTPELSSHSFLWFKLGAPDYVLAVVVAIIYLIQAKVSQANMAPEQRKQFAIMGYISPLMMAFFSLSAPAAMPLYWTIGGSFLVLQTLLFRKLYPVEHPQEPVAVQVKNKNIKPAKPAKS